CGACCAGTACGTGGGCGGCGTCGAGCACGCGATCCTGCACCTGCTCTACTCGCGCTTCATCACCAAGGTGCTGTTCGACCTCGGGTACGTCACCTTCACCGAGCCGTTCAGCGCGCTGCTCAACCAGGGCATGGTCCTCTCCGGCGGCAGCAAGATGTCGAAGAGCAAGGGCGGCGTCGACCTCGGCTCCGAGATCGACCGCCACGGCGTCGACGCCATCCGCCTCACGATGGCGTTCGCCGGCCCGCCGGAGGACGACATCGACTGGGAGGACGTCTCCCCGTCCGGCTCCGCGAAGTTCCTGGCGCGCGCGTGGCGGCTCACGGGCGATGTCACGAGCGCGCCCGAGGTCGACTGGAAGACGGGCGACGAGGCGCTACGCCGCGTCACGCACCGCTTCCTCGCCGAGGCGCCCGGGATGCTGGAGGCGTTCAAGTTCAACGTCGTCATCGCGCGCACGATGGAGCTCGTCAACGCGATCCGCAAGACCGTCGACCAGGGTCCCGGCGGCGGCGACGCGGCCGTCCGCGAGGCCACGGAGGTCGTGGCCGTGGCGCTCAGCCTGTTCGCGCCGTACACGGCCGAGGACATGTGGAAGCGCCTCGGCCGCTCCGGCTCCGTCGCCTTCGCGGGCTGGCGCAAGGCCGACCGCAACCTCCTCGTGCAGAACACGGTCACGGCCGTCGTGCAGGTGGACGGCAAGGTGCGCGACAAGCTCGAGGTCGACGCCCGCATCGGGGCCGACGAGCTCGAGGCGCTCGCCCGCGAGACCCCCGGTGCGAAGCGCTCCACGGCCGGCCGCACCATCGACAAGGTCATCGTGCGCGCGCCGAAGATCGTGAGCATCACCACCACGCCCGCCTCCTGACGGGCACGCCGCCCGGCGGCGCGGTGAGACGAGGGCGGTCCCGCGAGGGGCCGCCCTCGCTCCATCCCAGGGCGACATCCGGCGGGCGATCCCCAGACCTCGGCCCGCAGGATCCCGCTGCGCGACCGTCGCCTACCGTGCCCGCATGCGCCCCCTCCGCCGATCCCGCCCCGACCCCGTCGACGACGAGCGGGACGCGGCGGCATGGAGCGGCGAGGGCGTCCCCGAGGATCCGGATCCGCATCCGGCGGAGGACCCGTACGCCGCGACCGGGCCCGGGGATCGGGTCCCGGACGCGGGTGCCGATGAGCACGCGCACGAGGCGGCACCCGGCGGGACGGTCGGCGCCGTGCTGCCCGGACGACGCGCACGGATCCGCCTGCGTACCGGCATCGGCGCGGCGGTCGTGCTCGTGGCCGCTGCGCTGACCATCACGATCCTCGTCACGGCGATCCAGGCGGCCGGGGCAGGTCGTCCCGCCGCGTCCTCGACGGCGCATGCCGCGGCGTCCTCGCGTGCGGACGCGGGCGACGCGGGCGACGACGACCCCGGCTCAGCCGACGCGACGGGATCCGGGTCACGTTCCGCCCCCGCGGCGCGTGACGGGGCGACGGAGACCGCCGACGGCACCGGCACCGGTGGCAATGGCAGCGGCGGTGGCAGCGCCGCGCCGCCCATCTACGTGCACGTGGTGGGCGCCGTCGTGTCGCCCGGCCTGTTCCCCCTCGCCCCCGGGAGCCGGGTGGTCGACGCCCTCGCCGCGGCACACGGCTTCGCCGAAGGTGCGGATCCCGCAGGCGTGAACCTCGCGCGGGTCCTGTCGGACGGCGAGCAGCTCGTGGTGCCGCGACAGGGGGAGGCGGCGCCGGGAGCGGGCGCCGCGGGATCCGGCGCGACGGGGTCCGCCGGGTCCGCAGGCGGCGCCGCGAGCCCGGCAGCGCCGGTCGACCTGAACACCGCGACGGCGGAGCAGCTCGAGACGCTGCCGCGCGTCGGGCCGTCGCTCGCCGCGCGCATCATCGCGTGGCGCAGCGCGCACGGCCGGTTCGCCCGCGTGGCGGACCTCGGCCGCGTCCCGGGGATCGGCGACCGGACGCTGGCCTCGCTCACGCCACTGGTGCGCGTGTGACGGCCGCGGTCAGGTGGCTCGGTGGCGGAGATCCCCGAGGTCGCGGCGCGGACCATCACCCGCATCCCGCGGTCGACCTGCGCCTCGCCCTCCCGGCGGGCATCGGCTGGGCGGTCACGGCCGCGGTCATCGGCGTCCGCGGGGCGTCCGCGGTCGGTGCGATCGTCGCGGCTGCGCTGGCCGTCGTGTCGGTCGCGGTCGCCGTCGTAGGCGTCGCTGCCGCGCGGCGGCACGGGGACGCGCGGAGCGGCAGCGGCGGCGGCAGCGTGGGCCGACGTCCGCCCGGCCGCCTGCGCCGTCGCGCGCCGCGGCGTCTCGTCCGCGCAGCCGCCGGGGTCGCCGTGTCGGCGGCCGTCGCGGCGATGCTCCTCGGCGCGGCGGCCGCCCAGGAGACGGGGCGTCACCCCGCCGAGCTGGAGGAGGCGGCGCGCACCCACGGCACGGTCGTCGCCGACGTGGTCGTGGACGAGCCGCCCGCCCCCGTCGCCCCGCACGGATCCGCGCAGCACGGAGGAGGAGGCAAAGGCAGCAGCAGCAGCTCGGCGCCCTCCGACGGCGAGCCCGCATCCGCATCGCCGGCGATCCACGCCGCGGCCCGCGTGCGCATCGTCGGCCACCTCACGGCGATCCACTCCGGCGTCGAGGTGCGGGGCCATGCGGTCGACGCCACGACCGTCCCGCCGGCGCCCGTGCCGGTGGTGGTGTTCGCCGCGCGGCCCGACCACCCGTCCGCGCTCGGCGTCGGCGCGGTCGTCCGCTTGAGCGGGGCCGTGCGGTCCGCGGATCCGGGCGACCGCGCCGCGTACCTCCTGCAGGCGCGCGGCCGGCTCGACGCCACGGCGGCCCCGCCCGGCGCGCTCGCGGTCGCCGACGGCCTCCGGCAGGGGCTCATGCGCGCCGCGGCCGAGCTCCCCGGTCCGGGCGCGAGCCTGCTGCCCGGCCTGGCCATCGGCGACGTGTCCGCCGTGTCGCCGGAGCTCGCGCAGACGATGAAGGACAGCTCGCTCACGCACCTGACCGCCGTGTCGGGCGCGAACTGCGCGGTCATCGTCGGCCTGGTGCTCGCGCTGTCCGCGGCCGCCGGGCTCCGCCGTCCGGCACGGGCCGTCGCGGCGCTGGCGGCGCTCGGCGCCTTCGTGGTCCTCGTGACGCCGCAGCCGAGCGTGCTGCGGGCCGCGGTGATGGCCGCGGTCCTCATCGTCTCGACCGCCGGGGGCCGACCCGCGCGCGGCCTGCCCGCACTCGCCGTCGCTGTGGTCGTGCTGCTGACCGCGGATCCGCGGCTGGCCCGCGACCTGGGCTTCACGCTGAGCGTGCTGGCGACGGCCGGGCTCCTCGTCCTGGCGCCGCCGCTGGCCGAGCGGCTCGCGCGCCGCATGCCCCGGCGCCTCGCGGACGCGCTGGCCATCCCCGTCGCGGCGCAGGTCGCATGCCAGCCCGTCCTGCTGGTCCTGCAGCCGGGCCTGCCCGTCCACGGCGTCCTCGCCAACGTCCTCGCGGAGCCCGCGGCCGCGCCCGCGACCGTCGCGGGCCTCGTCGCGTGCGTCCTGCTGCCGATCTGGCCCGCCGCGGGCGACCTCCTCGTCCGCCTCGCCTGGCTGCCCGCGTCGTGGATCGCGGCGGTCGCCTCCGTCATGTCCGGGCTGCCGGCCGGCCGCATCCCCTGGCCGACCGGCCTCGCCGGAGTGGTGGCCCTGGCCGTCGCGACCGCGCTCGTCGTGGCCGCCCTCGCCCGGGCGCCCGCACCCTCGCCCTCGCCCGCGAGCCGCACGCCGGCGGCCCATGTCCCACCCGACGGCTAACCTGGATCCGCCCGACGACACCCGGCACGCCCCGCCCCACGACACCGCCCTCCGGAAGGACCCGCATGGCCACCAGGACCTCCCGCGGCACCGCGACGAAGGCGTCCGCCGCCATCCCGCAGCTCGCGTGGGACGCCGTGCGGCCCGCGCCCATCGTCCTCGTGTCCGGCACCGAGTCCCTCCTGGCCGACCGGGCGATGCGTCGCCTCCGCGACATCCTCACGGCGGAGGACCCGAGCATCGAGGTCTCCGACATCGAGGCCGACTCCTACGCGCCCGGTGAGCTCATCACCCTGGCGAGCCCCTCGCTCTTCGCCGAGCCGCGCCTCATCCGCGTCGTCAACGTCGAGAAGTGCTCCGACCAGTTCCTGCTCGACGCCGTGGCCTACCTCGACTCGCCGGCCGACGACACCTACGTCGTCCTCCGGCACGCCGGGGGAGTGCGCGGGAAGAAGCTGCTCGACGCGGTGCGCGCGGGCACGGGCGGCGGCATCGAGATCGTCTGCGCGGAGCTGAAGAAGGACAGCGAGAAGCACGACTTCGCCGTGGCCGAATTCCGCGCCGCCAAGCGATCCATCACGCCGGGCGCGGTCCGGCAGCTCGTCGCCGCGTTCCAGGACGACGTGAGCGAGCTCGCGTCCGCGTGCCAGCAGCTCATCTCGGACACCGCGCACGAGATCACCGAGGTGACCGTCGAGCAGTACTACGGCGGCCGGGTCGAGATCAACGCGTTCGCCGTGGCGGACTCCGCCATCGCGGGCCGCAGCGGGGAGGCGCTCGTGCTGCTCCGGCACGCGCTCACGTCGGGAGCGGACCCCGTGCCGCTGATCGCCGCGTTCGCGATGAAGATCCGCACGATGGCCAAGGTCTCGGGCGTCTCCGGCCCGTCGGGGCAGCTCGCGTCGAAGCTCGGCATGGCGCCGTGGCAGGTCGACCGGGCCCGCCGCGACCTGCAGCTCTGGGACGACGCCGGGCTCGGCCGCGCCGTCGAGGCCCTCGCGGAGGCGGACGCGCAGGTCAAGGGCGGCGGGCGGGATCCCGTCTACTCGCTCGAGCGGATGGTGCGCACGGTCGCCTCCCGCGGTCGCGACTGACCAGGACGCGCACGCGCTCGCGCATCCGCCGGAACGCGCCGCATACGACGACGGGCCCCGCGCATCGCGCGGGGCCCGTCGATCTCACCAGGGGAGATCAGCCGATCTTGGCGACCTGCTTGGCGATCGCGCCCTTGCGGTTCGCGGCCTGGTTCTTGTGGATGACGCCCTTGCTGGCGGCCTTGTCCAGCTTCTTGCCGGCGAGGTTCACGGCCTTGACGGCCGCGTCCTTGTCGCCCGCGGTGATGGCGGACTTGACGGAGCGGATGGCCGTCTTCAGCTCGCTCTTGACGGCCTTGTTGCGCTCCTGGGCCTTCTTGTTCGTGCCGATGCGCTTGATCTGCGACTTGATGTTTGCCACGTGTTATGTCTTCCGTTCGAGTTGTCGTCGTATGAGTTGCCGCTCAGCGAGAGAGGGCGCCTGCGGCGATACCGCGTGATCGGGGAGGATCACACGCAAGCCAACAGGCGACGATACCAGGTCCGGGCCCGGGAATCAGGCCGCCGGACCCCGCGCGTCGCGCTCCGCGGGGACCGCATCGTCGCCGGGACGCACGAAGCGCGTCTCCGGCTCGTCGTCGAGGGCGTCCCGGATCCGCTGCAGGAGCTCGGCGGACATGGCCGGCAGCGCGTCCAGCGGCCACCACGCGACCTCGAGCGACTCGTCGTCGTTGACGCGCGCCTCGCCCGAGACGTACCGGCAGCGGAAGGTGAGGTCGAGGTAGCTCGCGCGGTCGCCGTTCGGGTAGGTGATCTCGGCGGTGGTGCCGACCGCGACCAGCCGCTCGACCTCCACGGTCACGCCGGTCTCCTCCTCGGCCTCGCGCCAGGCGCCCACGGCGGGCTCCTCGCCGGGCTCGAGGATCCCCGAGACGGGCGCCCAGGCCCCCGTGTCGCCGCGGCGCACGAGGAGGACGCGCGGGCCGTCGAGGATCACCGCGGTCACGCCCGAGAGCCACAGGGGAGCGGTGCCGATCCGCTCGCGGAGGGAGACGATGAAGTCGGGGATGCCCATGCCGCGAGCCTAACGAGCCGGGCCGCGCCCGCGGCCGCCCATCCGCCGTCCTAGGCTCGGAGCATGGTCCCCTCCGCAGATCCCGCCTCCTCCGTCCGCGCCTCCGCCTCCTCCGTCACCGCCGTCGTCGGCGGCCACGTCGTCCCCGTCGACGGCGCCCCGATCCCCGGCGGGACCGTCCTCCTCCGCGACGGCCTCGTCGCCGCGGTCGGGCAGGGTGCCGACGTCGAGGTCCCCGAGGGCGCGACCGTCATCGACGCGACCGGCCGCTGGGTCCTCCCCGGCTTCGTCGAGGCGCACGGCCACGTCGGCATCCACGAGGAGGCCAACGGCCCCGCGGGCAACGACACCAACGAGATGACCGACCCCGACATGTCCTCGGTGCGCGCGATCGACGCCATCGACATCGACGACGAGGGCTTCCGCGACGCGCTCAAGGGCGGCGTCACGACCATCGTCGTGAAGCCCGGCTCCGGCAACCCGATCGGCGGCCAGTCCGTCGCGATCAAGTCATGGGGCGGCCGCACCATCGACGAGCAGCTCGTCAGCGACTCCGTCAGCGTCAAGAGCGCGCTCGGCGAGAACCCCAAGCGCGTCTACGGCGCCAAGGACCGCACGCCGTCCACGCGCCTCGGCGTCGCCATGGTGATCCGCCGCGCGTTCCGCGACGCCGAGGACTACCGCGCCGCCCGCGACCACGCCGCGCAGGAGGGCAAGCCCTTCTCCCGCGACCTCGGCAAGGAGACGCTCGTCCGCGTCCTCGACGGCAAGCTCGCCTGGGACCAGCACACGCACCGCCACGACGACATCGCGACCGCGATCCGCCTCGCCGACGAGTTCGGCTACCGCCTGGTGGTGAACCACGGCACGGAGGGCGACAAGATCGCGGACGTGCTCGCCGAGCGCGGGATCCCCGTCATCTTCGGGCCGATGATCACCTCGCGCTCCAAGGTGGAGCTGCGCGACCGCGCCGTCGCGAACCTCGCGGCGCTGCACCGCGCGGGCGTCCTCGTGGCGATCACGACCGACGCGCCCGTGGTGCCCATCGACTTCCTGGTGCACCAGGCGTCCTTCGCGGTGAAGGACGGCCTGCCGGCCGACGTCGCGCTGCGCGCCATCACCGCGAACCCCGCCGCGATCCTCCGGCTCGACCACCGCGTGGGCGCGCTCACCCCGGGCCTCGACGCCGACGTCGTGATCTGGTCCGGCGACCCGCTCGACGTGCAGTCGCGCGCCGAGCACGTGATCATCGGCGGCGACACCGTCTACACCTGGGCCGACGGCCGGGGCACCACGGTCGAGCGCCGCACGCGCTTCGGCGCATGAGCGGCGCATCGGGCTCGGACGCCCCGCGCACCGCGGTCGTCGCCGGCGCGTCCGGCTTCATCGGTCAGGTGCTCGTCCGCGAGCTCGCCGAGGAGGGCTACCGGGTCCGCACCGTCGGGCGCTCGGGTGCCGACGCGCGCTGGGGCGACGCCGAGGGGATCCGCCGCCTCCTCGACGGCGCCGACCTCCTCGTGAACCTCGCGGGCAAGAGCGTCAACTGCCGCTACGGCGTCGCGAACCGTCGGGAGATCCTGCGCTCGCGCGTGGAGACGACGGCCGAGCTCGGCCGGGCGATCCAGGACAGCGCGCGTCCCGTGCCCATCTGGATCAACGCGTCCACCGCGACCGTGTACCGGCACGCGACCGACCGGCCGCAGACCGAGTCGACGGGCGAGCTCGGCGAGGACTTCTCGCCCTCGGTCGGCCGCGCCTGGGAGCGGGCGCTGTTCGCGCCCGACCTGCCGTCCACCCGCCGCGTGGCGCTCCGCATCGCGATCGTGCTCGGCCGTGACGGGGCGCTGCAGCCG
This is a stretch of genomic DNA from Clavibacter zhangzhiyongii. It encodes these proteins:
- a CDS encoding ComEA family DNA-binding protein; the protein is MRPLRRSRPDPVDDERDAAAWSGEGVPEDPDPHPAEDPYAATGPGDRVPDAGADEHAHEAAPGGTVGAVLPGRRARIRLRTGIGAAVVLVAAALTITILVTAIQAAGAGRPAASSTAHAAASSRADAGDAGDDDPGSADATGSGSRSAPAARDGATETADGTGTGGNGSGGGSAAPPIYVHVVGAVVSPGLFPLAPGSRVVDALAAAHGFAEGADPAGVNLARVLSDGEQLVVPRQGEAAPGAGAAGSGATGSAGSAGGAASPAAPVDLNTATAEQLETLPRVGPSLAARIIAWRSAHGRFARVADLGRVPGIGDRTLASLTPLVRV
- a CDS encoding ComEC/Rec2 family competence protein — protein: MSAAVAAMLLGAAAAQETGRHPAELEEAARTHGTVVADVVVDEPPAPVAPHGSAQHGGGGKGSSSSSAPSDGEPASASPAIHAAARVRIVGHLTAIHSGVEVRGHAVDATTVPPAPVPVVVFAARPDHPSALGVGAVVRLSGAVRSADPGDRAAYLLQARGRLDATAAPPGALAVADGLRQGLMRAAAELPGPGASLLPGLAIGDVSAVSPELAQTMKDSSLTHLTAVSGANCAVIVGLVLALSAAAGLRRPARAVAALAALGAFVVLVTPQPSVLRAAVMAAVLIVSTAGGRPARGLPALAVAVVVLLTADPRLARDLGFTLSVLATAGLLVLAPPLAERLARRMPRRLADALAIPVAAQVACQPVLLVLQPGLPVHGVLANVLAEPAAAPATVAGLVACVLLPIWPAAGDLLVRLAWLPASWIAAVASVMSGLPAGRIPWPTGLAGVVALAVATALVVAALARAPAPSPSPASRTPAAHVPPDG
- the holA gene encoding DNA polymerase III subunit delta — encoded protein: MATRTSRGTATKASAAIPQLAWDAVRPAPIVLVSGTESLLADRAMRRLRDILTAEDPSIEVSDIEADSYAPGELITLASPSLFAEPRLIRVVNVEKCSDQFLLDAVAYLDSPADDTYVVLRHAGGVRGKKLLDAVRAGTGGGIEIVCAELKKDSEKHDFAVAEFRAAKRSITPGAVRQLVAAFQDDVSELASACQQLISDTAHEITEVTVEQYYGGRVEINAFAVADSAIAGRSGEALVLLRHALTSGADPVPLIAAFAMKIRTMAKVSGVSGPSGQLASKLGMAPWQVDRARRDLQLWDDAGLGRAVEALAEADAQVKGGGRDPVYSLERMVRTVASRGRD
- the rpsT gene encoding 30S ribosomal protein S20 translates to MANIKSQIKRIGTNKKAQERNKAVKSELKTAIRSVKSAITAGDKDAAVKAVNLAGKKLDKAASKGVIHKNQAANRKGAIAKQVAKIG
- a CDS encoding NUDIX hydrolase; the protein is MGIPDFIVSLRERIGTAPLWLSGVTAVILDGPRVLLVRRGDTGAWAPVSGILEPGEEPAVGAWREAEEETGVTVEVERLVAVGTTAEITYPNGDRASYLDLTFRCRYVSGEARVNDDESLEVAWWPLDALPAMSAELLQRIRDALDDEPETRFVRPGDDAVPAERDARGPAA
- a CDS encoding amidohydrolase, whose product is MVPSADPASSVRASASSVTAVVGGHVVPVDGAPIPGGTVLLRDGLVAAVGQGADVEVPEGATVIDATGRWVLPGFVEAHGHVGIHEEANGPAGNDTNEMTDPDMSSVRAIDAIDIDDEGFRDALKGGVTTIVVKPGSGNPIGGQSVAIKSWGGRTIDEQLVSDSVSVKSALGENPKRVYGAKDRTPSTRLGVAMVIRRAFRDAEDYRAARDHAAQEGKPFSRDLGKETLVRVLDGKLAWDQHTHRHDDIATAIRLADEFGYRLVVNHGTEGDKIADVLAERGIPVIFGPMITSRSKVELRDRAVANLAALHRAGVLVAITTDAPVVPIDFLVHQASFAVKDGLPADVALRAITANPAAILRLDHRVGALTPGLDADVVIWSGDPLDVQSRAEHVIIGGDTVYTWADGRGTTVERRTRFGA
- a CDS encoding epimerase, whose protein sequence is MSGASGSDAPRTAVVAGASGFIGQVLVRELAEEGYRVRTVGRSGADARWGDAEGIRRLLDGADLLVNLAGKSVNCRYGVANRREILRSRVETTAELGRAIQDSARPVPIWINASTATVYRHATDRPQTESTGELGEDFSPSVGRAWERALFAPDLPSTRRVALRIAIVLGRDGALQPLLGLARFGLGGPQLDGRFPGRPSRIRAGAHHVFQPTHGRQVFSWLHIDDLVGIIRFVRDTPSLEGPVNASSPEPVTNRRLMKVLRHAVRMPVGLAANRWMLEVGMWLFRTEPELVLKSRWVVPETLERAGYRFRWPELEAAVADIVRR